A genome region from Fervidobacterium changbaicum includes the following:
- the pepV gene encoding dipeptidase PepV, with amino-acid sequence MSDISTIINKKVDEYFDQILEALKKVIAINSVMGEPKDGMPFGEGPAKALDETLKIAEELGFKGVNVDNYAGHVEYGEGGKLYAILGHLDVVPEGDRERWTNDPFELVIRDGKMYGRGVSDDKGPSIGALFALKIASELVDKPKNRVRVIFGTNEENGSQCLKYYFTKEPYPDAAVTPDGDFPAVFAEKGIVTYSIRRKISKHYSTKLLELRAGTAANVVPEECVAVIGTDKVNEIAYLVSNYVSSCKYEYEVIGDSIIVKSLGKSAHGAHPEAGINAAAGMLELLSRIDFGPENETIRVLYERLGKDYYGIGLGISGQDDVSKKLTCNLGILKLEDDTITAVINIRHPIFFNVDMITMQIKEAMKGFEVERMSYSKPLYVSKDSDFMRLLLRIYREETGDMSEPISIGGGTYARSVPYGVAYGAVFPGEDTHMHQPDECWSLESFKKFIRIYTKLIYCWLSE; translated from the coding sequence ATGTCTGACATTAGCACAATTATCAACAAAAAGGTTGATGAGTATTTTGATCAAATCTTGGAAGCTCTCAAGAAGGTTATAGCCATTAACTCCGTAATGGGTGAGCCGAAGGATGGAATGCCTTTTGGCGAAGGACCTGCAAAGGCTTTGGACGAAACATTAAAAATAGCTGAGGAGCTGGGCTTCAAAGGTGTAAACGTGGACAACTACGCTGGGCATGTTGAATATGGTGAAGGTGGCAAGCTTTATGCTATTCTTGGGCATCTTGACGTTGTTCCTGAAGGAGACAGAGAAAGATGGACGAATGATCCTTTTGAGCTTGTAATCCGTGATGGAAAGATGTACGGGAGAGGCGTATCAGATGACAAAGGTCCAAGTATCGGAGCACTTTTTGCATTAAAGATTGCTTCGGAACTGGTCGATAAACCAAAAAACAGAGTGAGAGTTATATTCGGAACAAATGAAGAAAACGGATCCCAGTGCTTGAAGTATTATTTTACGAAAGAACCATATCCGGACGCTGCCGTGACACCAGACGGTGACTTTCCAGCAGTTTTTGCTGAGAAAGGTATTGTTACTTACTCCATAAGGCGAAAGATTTCAAAACATTATTCCACAAAATTACTTGAGCTAAGGGCAGGAACAGCCGCTAACGTCGTTCCCGAAGAATGCGTTGCGGTAATTGGGACAGATAAGGTGAACGAAATAGCCTACCTTGTTTCTAATTATGTCAGCTCTTGCAAGTATGAATATGAGGTTATTGGTGATAGTATTATTGTGAAATCGCTCGGAAAATCTGCCCACGGTGCGCACCCAGAAGCTGGTATCAACGCGGCAGCTGGTATGCTGGAATTACTTTCAAGGATCGATTTCGGACCAGAAAATGAGACAATTAGGGTGTTGTACGAACGTCTTGGGAAAGATTACTACGGTATAGGTCTTGGCATATCTGGTCAGGACGATGTGAGCAAAAAGTTGACCTGTAACCTCGGGATTTTAAAACTGGAAGATGACACTATAACAGCAGTGATAAACATCAGACATCCGATATTCTTCAACGTCGATATGATAACAATGCAGATTAAAGAAGCTATGAAAGGTTTTGAAGTCGAGAGGATGAGCTATAGCAAACCGCTCTATGTGTCAAAAGATAGTGATTTCATGAGGCTTTTACTGAGAATATACCGTGAAGAAACAGGCGATATGAGCGAGCCAATTTCTATTGGTGGAGGAACTTACGCAAGGAGCGTTCCATACGGTGTTGCTTACGGTGCGGTCTTCCCGGGGGAAGATACGCACATGCATCAACCAGACGAATGTTGGTCTTTGGAATCGTTTAAAAAGTTCATACGAATATACACAAAGTTAATATACTGTTGGCTTAGTGAATGA
- a CDS encoding alpha/beta hydrolase family protein translates to MDEKPAGSFFRKMERVARITRLILLLKGILILFSLFLAFSNFLLFFIVTLILNIPLIRKSILGRLPTDTKELRKSNILNCNETFEYAPNLYLDVFYPPPLKSMKKTENIKGIVLFAHGGGWISGYRRQPNNISWYRYLVSKGFVVATIDYERGYKAGIEKLIEELLEAIDFLESYTTKRFGLNQKVSLMGLSAGGHLALLAASRVPEKIKNVVAYYSPCDLLDIWSSASIFARFAAATTLKRLPNRAKDVYERYSPINNITENYPPTLLVHGLKDSVVPYISSVKMFKRLREKGLVAKLLIHSKGDHGFEFVLRDQKTIDIIQKTASFLEGKLW, encoded by the coding sequence ATGGATGAAAAGCCCGCTGGTAGTTTCTTTAGAAAAATGGAAAGAGTAGCGAGAATTACAAGACTAATATTGTTACTAAAGGGAATTTTGATACTCTTTTCCCTATTTCTTGCTTTTTCCAATTTCTTGTTATTTTTTATAGTAACTCTGATTCTGAACATTCCACTTATTAGAAAATCTATTCTCGGAAGACTCCCTACCGATACCAAAGAATTAAGAAAATCAAACATTTTAAATTGCAACGAAACCTTTGAGTATGCACCTAATTTATATCTTGATGTCTTCTACCCACCACCTCTCAAATCGATGAAGAAAACCGAAAATATAAAGGGAATTGTACTCTTCGCACACGGTGGGGGATGGATAAGCGGGTACAGAAGACAACCAAACAATATCTCCTGGTACAGGTACCTTGTAAGCAAAGGATTTGTGGTAGCAACTATAGATTATGAAAGAGGATACAAAGCCGGTATAGAAAAATTAATCGAAGAACTTCTCGAGGCTATAGATTTTTTGGAAAGCTACACGACAAAAAGGTTCGGACTTAACCAAAAAGTGTCACTGATGGGACTCTCGGCGGGCGGACATCTTGCTTTGTTAGCTGCAAGTCGCGTGCCTGAGAAGATAAAGAATGTCGTTGCTTACTACTCACCTTGCGACCTACTTGACATCTGGAGCTCAGCTTCTATTTTTGCAAGATTCGCAGCTGCAACAACGCTTAAGAGATTACCAAACAGAGCAAAAGATGTTTACGAACGATATTCACCTATCAACAATATCACCGAGAATTATCCACCAACTCTTCTTGTGCACGGTTTGAAAGATTCTGTCGTGCCATATATCTCTTCTGTAAAGATGTTCAAAAGGCTCAGAGAAAAGGGGCTGGTGGCGAAGCTCTTGATTCATTCGAAAGGTGACCACGGTTTTGAATTCGTATTGAGAGATCAAAAGACAATTGATATAATTCAGAAAACAGCATCGTTTTTGGAGGGAAAATTATGGTGA
- a CDS encoding RpiB/LacA/LacB family sugar-phosphate isomerase has product MDEKRIVIGSDKSGFNLKEAVKKHLQEKGYEVEDVGTLDPENWLPYYVVAPRVAKKIQSGEYKRGILICGTGAGMSIVANKFKGIYAVAVEGSYTGKMAKVVNNANVLTMGGWVIAPEQACDIVDKWLEASFTEGFPEWRQEFLRNAYKEVQKIEEENFR; this is encoded by the coding sequence ATGGATGAAAAGAGGATAGTTATCGGTTCTGATAAATCGGGTTTCAACCTCAAAGAAGCTGTGAAGAAACACCTTCAGGAAAAAGGATACGAAGTAGAAGACGTAGGAACATTAGATCCTGAGAACTGGCTTCCATACTATGTTGTTGCACCACGAGTAGCTAAGAAAATACAATCTGGTGAATACAAAAGGGGCATCTTGATTTGTGGCACAGGTGCTGGTATGTCCATCGTTGCCAATAAGTTCAAAGGTATATACGCTGTTGCTGTTGAAGGTAGTTATACCGGAAAGATGGCAAAAGTGGTTAATAACGCAAATGTATTAACGATGGGTGGTTGGGTGATAGCTCCCGAGCAAGCGTGTGACATTGTGGACAAATGGCTTGAGGCTTCCTTTACCGAAGGGTTCCCGGAATGGCGTCAAGAGTTTCTCAGAAACGCGTATAAAGAGGTTCAGAAAATAGAGGAGGAGAATTTCAGGTAA
- a CDS encoding prepilin-type N-terminal cleavage/methylation domain-containing protein, protein MVIFSKCSRRSIFRSGYTLTEMIIAMLIIALILGIATPIVYNLAKNLPAEAKLTSVSQKLFFLLSDARREGFNGNSIVCIKYEDREFLAFIDNDFDGQTDKKDNNGKEEYIARFDFRDSDYSGMIFKFNGSEVTRITDLYTIDGIFVKHLSGSNFDVSYSNCTFEFSLQGKSVFVKIEDSYPKITEK, encoded by the coding sequence ATGGTAATTTTTTCTAAATGTTCGCGCCGTTCCATTTTCCGCAGTGGATATACTTTAACTGAGATGATAATTGCTATGCTTATCATAGCTTTAATTTTGGGAATAGCAACCCCGATAGTTTATAATCTTGCGAAGAACCTTCCTGCAGAGGCTAAGCTGACATCTGTTTCCCAAAAATTGTTTTTCCTACTTTCCGATGCACGACGTGAAGGGTTCAACGGTAATTCTATTGTGTGTATCAAGTACGAAGATAGAGAGTTTCTTGCGTTTATAGACAACGATTTTGATGGTCAAACCGATAAGAAGGATAATAATGGTAAGGAAGAGTACATCGCACGATTTGATTTCCGCGACTCTGATTACTCAGGAATGATTTTTAAATTCAACGGAAGTGAAGTAACGAGAATTACAGATTTATACACGATAGATGGAATATTTGTAAAACATTTGTCAGGCTCTAATTTTGACGTATCGTACTCAAATTGTACCTTTGAATTCTCTCTTCAAGGGAAGTCAGTTTTTGTAAAAATCGAAGATTCTTATCCAAAGATAACCGAAAAATAA
- a CDS encoding FG-GAP repeat domain-containing protein, translating to MKSFSINLKILSTLTLTLCIFISVQLHGIDWSKPMFVGNYPISNYDQSKPESAFGCVFAKEISVRVVQNTLVAVNKFKIDTINAEPGAGPFTDVSQTHAVDFNKDGYSDIIAVTYGGKLVVKRNTMSSTGTLDFIDHVSYVIGNSSYSWIPGNGTMVIDDFDNDGKTDLFLYNAHYQAAFINNVTTNKPTTADKDRDIAIRQISKDNKFLTNWTVSAMASFDFDKDGFKDIIYADMSGRVWFWRNDPRRGKERFFDTSQIFLLFSDPGIGTTASNGGAVLDIADLNGDGIPDIVAGNTDKRGIFIYYGEKVNDQIKYDPSKKVAIVKTDGDLGSAAMVDGSIPNSKNPKSLPSFAPTIIKVTDVDRDGYPDIFVGTDAWRQNANFGGSIYLFRGKDRDSTGKPRFVSLELVRGSYSSENKPPFDFDAGTIGDLDNDGIPDFVAADGNHSGNFYKIVTKTVKKYEINPGILVSDKLTNVVDYKLQDGTVVKGIPRSVLQNHFVQAMEVELEFTNDGQGTVELRYSKTYINRPELIDPNNFPRMLDPVQITSAQTVKARAVLETPSPDPQIIIVLKPANENTAPHLKRITYRIWTAPARVEIKGFRWLKSEF from the coding sequence ATGAAAAGCTTTTCAATCAATTTGAAAATTTTATCAACATTAACTCTGACCTTGTGCATATTTATTTCAGTTCAACTGCACGGAATTGACTGGAGCAAACCGATGTTTGTTGGGAACTATCCCATTTCTAATTATGATCAATCAAAGCCAGAGAGTGCGTTTGGTTGTGTATTTGCTAAAGAAATATCTGTAAGAGTTGTGCAGAATACACTGGTGGCTGTAAATAAATTCAAAATTGACACCATAAATGCTGAACCAGGAGCGGGGCCATTTACCGATGTATCGCAAACTCATGCAGTTGACTTTAACAAAGATGGATATTCGGATATAATCGCTGTAACCTACGGTGGAAAGCTTGTTGTAAAAAGAAACACTATGTCTTCTACCGGAACTCTTGATTTTATTGACCATGTATCTTATGTGATTGGAAATTCGAGTTACAGCTGGATTCCGGGCAATGGAACTATGGTTATCGATGACTTCGACAACGATGGCAAAACTGATTTATTCTTGTACAATGCTCATTATCAAGCGGCTTTTATCAATAATGTGACCACAAACAAACCAACCACAGCGGATAAAGACAGAGACATAGCTATAAGACAAATTTCAAAAGATAATAAATTTTTGACTAACTGGACTGTTAGTGCAATGGCAAGCTTTGACTTTGATAAGGATGGTTTCAAGGATATCATATACGCTGATATGAGTGGAAGAGTGTGGTTTTGGAGAAACGATCCGAGAAGAGGTAAAGAGAGATTTTTCGACACCTCACAAATATTCTTACTATTTTCTGATCCAGGCATTGGTACAACTGCTTCTAACGGAGGTGCTGTACTGGACATTGCGGATTTAAATGGGGATGGGATACCGGACATAGTAGCAGGTAATACCGACAAGAGAGGTATATTCATATATTATGGTGAAAAGGTCAACGATCAGATAAAGTACGATCCTTCAAAAAAAGTTGCCATCGTGAAAACCGACGGAGATTTAGGAAGTGCCGCTATGGTGGATGGTTCAATCCCAAATTCCAAAAATCCAAAAAGCCTTCCATCTTTTGCTCCAACAATAATTAAAGTTACAGATGTGGATAGAGATGGTTATCCAGACATCTTCGTTGGAACGGATGCTTGGCGACAAAATGCAAATTTCGGTGGTTCGATATACTTGTTTAGAGGAAAAGACAGAGATTCAACTGGAAAACCGCGTTTTGTGAGTCTTGAACTTGTTAGGGGAAGCTATTCGAGTGAAAACAAACCTCCATTTGACTTTGATGCTGGGACTATAGGTGACCTTGATAACGATGGGATACCGGACTTTGTTGCAGCGGATGGGAACCATTCCGGAAACTTTTACAAAATTGTAACCAAGACTGTGAAAAAGTACGAAATCAATCCCGGAATACTTGTTAGTGACAAGCTGACGAATGTTGTAGATTACAAACTTCAGGATGGGACAGTAGTAAAAGGTATTCCAAGAAGTGTGCTACAAAATCACTTTGTGCAAGCCATGGAAGTTGAACTAGAATTTACCAACGATGGTCAAGGGACTGTTGAGTTGAGGTATTCTAAAACATATATTAACCGACCCGAACTTATCGATCCGAATAATTTTCCAAGAATGCTTGATCCAGTTCAGATAACCTCGGCTCAAACCGTGAAAGCCAGAGCAGTTCTCGAGACTCCATCACCAGACCCACAAATAATAATCGTTCTAAAACCAGCCAATGAGAACACTGCTCCCCATTTGAAAAGGATAACTTACAGAATTTGGACTGCACCGGCAAGAGTAGAGATTAAGGGGTTCAGATGGTTAAAAAGTGAGTTTTGA
- a CDS encoding alpha/beta hydrolase, producing the protein MVSFDYRGKITDFTQGYIMKSKRFRGIYTRFHTLYPNPEKGTEIVEYYLFDPKEDPVGILFILHGLGTSNIPFLLWMATHLANANVRVVLPILPGNFTRVAHGSVSGKDFFDADVDRATRFWEQSVVDVLSVVDHLKSQNLWVENSHLFGFCLGGMVSVMINAIRDDFKKTILMTVGGEMATLMWHSPTLAYFRRSIEKLKSSEKTKGKIKHFIDDQKKIKEIFEEQLKTLKQFKYVEEMQASDIHPYLKLDPIAYAQFVNREKIIFVEALFDKALPRRSRKLLWEALGRPKRYIIPSGHVTWLPFGFLVGRFILQNMGIREFKKQMELLKKIELEEKK; encoded by the coding sequence ATGGTGAGCTTTGATTATAGAGGCAAAATAACTGACTTTACACAAGGATACATTATGAAATCAAAAAGATTTCGCGGTATTTACACTCGTTTCCACACATTGTACCCGAACCCAGAAAAGGGGACAGAAATTGTTGAATACTACCTTTTTGATCCAAAAGAGGATCCAGTCGGAATACTATTCATTTTACACGGTCTTGGCACTTCAAACATACCATTTTTACTCTGGATGGCAACACACCTTGCGAATGCTAATGTTAGGGTCGTTCTCCCAATCCTCCCGGGAAATTTCACAAGAGTAGCCCACGGTTCTGTGAGTGGAAAGGATTTCTTCGATGCAGACGTGGATAGAGCAACAAGGTTTTGGGAGCAATCGGTCGTTGATGTTTTGTCAGTCGTTGATCATTTAAAGTCTCAGAACCTTTGGGTTGAGAATTCTCACCTTTTTGGCTTCTGTCTTGGTGGCATGGTTTCAGTCATGATAAATGCTATCCGAGATGACTTCAAAAAGACAATTCTCATGACCGTAGGTGGAGAAATGGCAACCCTTATGTGGCATTCTCCAACACTTGCGTACTTTCGAAGGAGCATCGAGAAACTTAAGTCAAGCGAAAAAACGAAAGGAAAGATAAAACACTTTATCGATGACCAAAAGAAGATAAAAGAGATTTTCGAAGAACAACTTAAGACCTTAAAACAATTCAAATATGTGGAAGAAATGCAAGCAAGTGATATACATCCTTACTTAAAATTAGACCCCATCGCATATGCCCAGTTCGTTAACAGAGAAAAAATCATCTTTGTGGAAGCGTTATTTGACAAAGCGCTTCCACGAAGAAGCAGAAAACTTTTATGGGAAGCACTTGGTAGACCGAAGAGGTACATAATCCCCAGTGGCCACGTCACTTGGCTACCGTTTGGCTTTCTCGTTGGACGTTTCATACTGCAAAATATGGGAATTCGGGAATTTAAGAAACAGATGGAGTTATTGAAGAAAATAGAGCTTGAAGAAAAAAAGTGA
- a CDS encoding carbohydrate ABC transporter permease → MSEKKKTRGLEHIWSKWGWVFISLMLLGIILFVFYPIAYSLYLSTFSTRGFLKTFVGFGNYIKLVQDTYFVLSLKNILTILVIQVPIMLFLALIFATLLNDPKIKFKGIYRTALFLPAVTSLVAYTVIFRVMFSNDGLVNHVLMFVGIIKEPIRWLLDPFWAKVTLIVALTWRWTGYNMMFYLAGLQNIPIEVYEAAEIDGASKTVQFFKITVPLLKPIILFTTITSTIGTLQLFDEPMNLAAGVVTGSSVGPGNSLLTPSVYIYNVCFKYSPNFGYASAISYVIVLIAAVLAFIQFKVVGERE, encoded by the coding sequence ATGTCTGAAAAAAAGAAGACGCGTGGATTAGAACACATCTGGAGTAAGTGGGGATGGGTATTTATCAGCCTTATGCTATTAGGTATTATTCTCTTTGTTTTTTATCCTATCGCTTACTCTCTTTACCTCTCAACCTTCTCAACAAGAGGTTTTTTAAAAACTTTTGTGGGTTTTGGTAACTACATAAAGCTTGTCCAGGATACGTACTTTGTGCTTTCGTTGAAAAACATCCTTACAATTCTCGTAATCCAAGTCCCCATCATGCTCTTTCTTGCTTTAATCTTTGCCACTTTGTTGAACGACCCAAAGATAAAATTTAAAGGAATATACCGAACTGCACTCTTTCTTCCGGCGGTTACATCCCTTGTTGCTTATACGGTGATCTTCAGAGTAATGTTCAGTAACGATGGACTTGTTAACCATGTTCTTATGTTTGTTGGAATAATAAAAGAACCTATTAGGTGGCTACTAGATCCTTTCTGGGCAAAAGTAACGCTGATAGTAGCACTGACTTGGAGATGGACTGGTTACAATATGATGTTCTATCTCGCAGGGCTCCAGAACATCCCGATAGAAGTGTACGAAGCTGCTGAAATTGATGGAGCTTCAAAAACTGTGCAGTTTTTCAAAATTACAGTTCCATTGCTGAAGCCCATCATCCTTTTCACGACGATTACCTCCACGATAGGTACCTTGCAACTTTTCGATGAACCGATGAACTTAGCGGCTGGCGTTGTAACAGGGTCAAGTGTAGGACCTGGGAACTCGCTTTTGACTCCTTCTGTGTATATATACAACGTATGTTTCAAGTACTCTCCTAATTTTGGCTACGCTTCGGCTATTTCGTACGTTATAGTTCTGATCGCTGCAGTCCTTGCTTTCATCCAATTCAAAGTGGTAGGTGAAAGAGAATGA
- a CDS encoding carbohydrate ABC transporter permease: MSRKLRYTFIYIFLTISAFISVFPFYWMIVGSTNKSVDVLKGKLSFGTEFVENFKNLWENYNLGKVLVNSAKISIFVVVFSIIVSSMAGYGFEIYSSKVRNKVYSAILLTMMIPFAALMVPLFRLMYFFNLIDSHWGVILPMIPSVFLVFFFRQNFKQYPKEIIMAARVDGANELRIFFSIVLPSMKSAYAAAAIYAFMTSWNAYLWPLVIIQSEQNKTIVLMISSIASGYTPDFGVVMMAVVIATLPMLVVFFALQKHFVQGVLGSVKQ, encoded by the coding sequence ATGAGTAGAAAATTAAGGTACACCTTCATATACATATTTCTTACGATCTCGGCATTTATATCCGTATTTCCTTTTTACTGGATGATCGTCGGGAGCACGAACAAATCCGTCGATGTTTTAAAAGGAAAACTCTCCTTCGGTACTGAATTTGTAGAGAACTTCAAGAATCTTTGGGAAAATTACAATCTGGGGAAGGTACTTGTTAATTCAGCTAAGATTTCCATATTTGTTGTTGTATTTTCGATAATTGTTTCATCTATGGCAGGATACGGATTTGAAATATACTCCTCCAAAGTTCGGAACAAGGTTTACAGTGCCATTCTGCTCACAATGATGATCCCTTTTGCTGCACTTATGGTTCCTCTTTTTAGGCTTATGTACTTTTTCAATCTCATAGACTCGCACTGGGGTGTTATATTACCAATGATACCTTCTGTCTTCCTCGTCTTCTTCTTTAGGCAGAATTTCAAACAATATCCGAAGGAAATTATTATGGCAGCCAGAGTTGATGGAGCAAATGAACTAAGAATATTCTTCTCAATAGTCCTTCCATCAATGAAGTCTGCTTATGCTGCGGCGGCAATATATGCGTTCATGACGAGTTGGAATGCGTATCTTTGGCCGCTTGTTATTATTCAAAGTGAACAGAACAAAACCATTGTGCTTATGATCTCAAGTATTGCTTCCGGATACACTCCCGACTTCGGGGTCGTGATGATGGCAGTTGTTATAGCTACTCTGCCTATGCTCGTTGTCTTCTTTGCCTTGCAAAAACATTTCGTCCAAGGCGTCCTTGGTTCCGTAAAACAATAA
- a CDS encoding prepilin-type N-terminal cleavage/methylation domain-containing protein, with product MKRKGYTFVEVLISLVVITIFFGILTLIVDMTLRSYKVSKATLQSLYANTYVNFLFDVMEGELKWAGSGSSLLVNQRYKDDPNKKLQKPKFTLGVASSYTRPGENYKQITDHLWLYDSIDIEKTADGFRIYVTYVITYPVVLKRNNDNPPTYSPLQSGYLGPSDWAIITNALSPSSSEYRPRYAKLRYYLNGQVFNGGYVKPTDKFTLKEINLAVQSVSTDLDLLSEDKFVYPVARFKNAVFNNGYVTRSFRQVIIEYDSTEKKFTMTRFMPALDLTNNYFPITLLENVEQVEASLVYRYRNEEGGIEERRIRFDNMADWNTYKNSPAIQTIKDDIIGLELKIKWKMSWGSLVGNTGEIVKTKFIVFPQASK from the coding sequence ATGAAAAGAAAGGGTTATACATTTGTTGAAGTATTGATAAGTCTGGTTGTGATAACGATATTTTTCGGAATTCTCACCTTGATAGTGGACATGACTTTGAGGTCGTACAAAGTTTCGAAAGCTACGCTCCAGTCACTTTATGCAAATACCTATGTGAATTTTCTTTTCGACGTCATGGAAGGAGAACTAAAATGGGCTGGTAGTGGTTCATCTTTGCTTGTCAATCAACGGTATAAAGACGATCCTAACAAGAAACTTCAAAAGCCGAAGTTTACACTGGGAGTTGCAAGCAGCTACACTCGACCTGGGGAGAATTATAAACAGATAACTGATCATCTATGGTTGTACGATAGCATAGATATTGAAAAAACAGCTGACGGTTTCAGGATATATGTAACGTATGTGATAACTTATCCCGTTGTGCTGAAGAGAAATAACGACAATCCTCCCACTTATTCCCCACTCCAAAGTGGGTATTTGGGACCATCCGACTGGGCAATAATTACAAATGCGTTGTCACCTTCAAGTTCCGAGTACAGGCCTAGGTACGCGAAACTAAGGTATTATTTGAATGGTCAGGTTTTCAACGGTGGATATGTTAAACCGACGGATAAGTTTACTTTAAAAGAAATTAATCTTGCTGTTCAGTCTGTATCGACAGATTTAGACCTACTCTCTGAAGATAAGTTTGTATACCCTGTAGCGCGTTTCAAAAACGCTGTCTTTAACAACGGTTATGTTACGCGTTCATTCAGACAAGTCATAATTGAGTACGATTCCACTGAAAAGAAATTTACAATGACAAGATTCATGCCTGCATTGGATTTGACTAATAACTATTTTCCGATAACACTACTTGAGAACGTTGAGCAAGTCGAAGCTAGTCTGGTCTACAGATACAGAAATGAAGAAGGAGGGATTGAAGAAAGAAGGATAAGATTCGACAACATGGCAGATTGGAATACTTACAAAAACAGTCCTGCAATCCAAACAATAAAGGATGACATCATAGGGCTTGAGCTGAAGATAAAATGGAAAATGTCTTGGGGATCTTTGGTAGGCAATACTGGAGAGATAGTCAAAACCAAATTCATAGTCTTTCCTCAAGCATCAAAGTAG
- a CDS encoding LacI family DNA-binding transcriptional regulator, translated as MVKRKRFATIKDVAEASGFSINTVSRALSGRGYVKKETKEKILKVAAELGYTRDCTASALRTRKTHLIGVVVVDNTNPFYAEVIKGIELEARNYGYTILLVNTDRSYENEERAINTLLQRRVDGLIITAVQTKIDDIIRLVQQGIPNVVIGARFEKIQTNYVCSDDERGGYIAMKYLLDTGHKNILFLNAQKHKYASRVREEGVRRALEEFKSEMSEGQINLEVIYSNEGFESAYETFKTFVIRKGQKFNYDALLCYNDIFAYAAIKTLKELGFKVPDDVSVVGFDDISFSSIIEPPLTTVATDKLKLGSEAFKSLIKNMETGSVSQIILPVELKLRNSTLNRIPQDL; from the coding sequence ATGGTGAAAAGAAAAAGATTCGCAACTATAAAAGATGTAGCAGAAGCATCAGGCTTTTCGATAAATACCGTATCGCGAGCGTTAAGTGGTCGTGGGTATGTAAAAAAAGAAACGAAAGAGAAAATACTCAAGGTTGCGGCAGAGTTAGGATACACAAGGGACTGTACCGCAAGTGCGCTCAGAACAAGGAAGACGCATTTAATAGGTGTTGTCGTTGTTGATAACACCAATCCTTTTTACGCGGAAGTAATAAAAGGAATAGAACTCGAAGCTCGGAACTACGGATACACCATATTACTTGTGAACACAGATCGAAGCTACGAAAACGAAGAAAGAGCGATAAACACATTACTACAAAGGCGAGTTGATGGTTTGATTATCACCGCGGTACAAACAAAGATAGACGACATTATAAGATTAGTTCAGCAAGGGATACCAAACGTTGTAATAGGAGCAAGGTTTGAAAAGATACAAACAAACTACGTTTGCAGCGACGATGAACGCGGTGGATATATAGCTATGAAATATCTTTTAGACACAGGGCACAAAAACATTCTTTTTTTGAATGCGCAAAAACATAAATATGCCTCGCGGGTAAGGGAAGAAGGTGTGAGAAGGGCTTTAGAAGAATTTAAATCGGAGATGTCAGAAGGACAGATAAACTTAGAAGTGATATACTCAAACGAAGGTTTCGAAAGCGCATACGAAACTTTCAAAACGTTCGTTATCAGGAAAGGTCAAAAGTTCAACTACGATGCACTGCTGTGCTACAACGACATCTTTGCTTATGCAGCTATCAAAACACTGAAAGAACTCGGATTCAAAGTCCCTGACGATGTTTCAGTCGTTGGTTTTGATGACATAAGCTTTTCCTCAATAATTGAACCACCTTTGACCACAGTGGCTACCGACAAACTCAAGCTTGGTTCGGAAGCATTTAAGAGTTTGATAAAAAACATGGAAACAGGTTCGGTTTCTCAAATTATTCTGCCTGTTGAATTGAAGTTAAGGAACTCTACTTTGAATCGCATACCACAAGATCTGTAA